In Tuberibacillus sp. Marseille-P3662, the following proteins share a genomic window:
- the gatC gene encoding Asp-tRNA(Asn)/Glu-tRNA(Gln) amidotransferase subunit GatC: MAEISKEQVRHVAHLARLSFSEEEVETFTKDLGDIIGFAEQLNELDTDNVEPTTHVLDLKNVLRDDQAREWLTRDEALKNAPDQQNGQVKVPPVLNQD, from the coding sequence GTGGCAGAGATTTCAAAAGAACAGGTTCGGCATGTGGCGCATTTAGCGCGTCTATCTTTTTCAGAAGAGGAAGTTGAAACATTCACTAAAGATCTTGGTGACATCATTGGTTTTGCCGAACAGTTGAATGAATTAGATACTGACAATGTTGAGCCGACAACACATGTTTTGGATTTGAAGAATGTTCTACGCGACGATCAAGCTCGTGAATGGTTAACGAGAGATGAGGCATTAAAGAATGCACCAGACCAGCAGAATGGTCAGGTGAAGGTTCCGCCGGTATTGAACCAAGATTAG
- a CDS encoding pyridoxal phosphate-dependent decarboxylase family protein yields the protein MNQPVDTFDPLFLGQNEGFSQYQTMMNQSIETLLNHASRQTYSGKSRHDVHQDINRSMDFSTNASWQDVLDETFNNVLNHTINVSHPKCVAHLHCPPLIPALAAEVLISALNQSMDSWDQSGAATNLEVSMIQWLCHQFGYDQQPDGAFTSGGTQSNYTGLLLARNLYVQSHFGINGHEEGLPYEAHTLRILCSEHAHFTIKQAAAQLGLGENAVIPIPTDDANRMDIGEALNTLQYLRQNNLNPFAIVATAGTTDFGSIDPLQDLHDMAQAYDIWLHVDAAYGGGVMLSDQYNDVLTGIEQADSIAVDFHKWFYQPISCGAFLLRDRHLFKYMKHHAEYLNPEEDELDGILNLAGKSTQTTRRFDALKLFMTLKFIGTEKLTDMIETTISTARQTAELIDNDSNLELAHFPELNAVVFRFMPNEMDHINMINRQIQQLLLIQGQAVIAKTKIRGDTYLKLTLLNPMTSLSDIQDILSDIIAEGQAQSIHINQEVVG from the coding sequence ATGAACCAACCTGTCGATACCTTTGATCCATTATTTTTAGGGCAAAATGAAGGATTCTCTCAGTATCAAACGATGATGAACCAATCAATCGAGACTTTACTTAATCATGCTTCAAGACAAACGTATAGCGGGAAAAGCCGTCATGACGTTCATCAAGACATTAACCGATCCATGGATTTCTCGACAAATGCAAGCTGGCAGGACGTCTTAGATGAAACCTTTAATAACGTATTAAACCATACCATTAATGTGTCACATCCGAAATGTGTTGCCCACCTCCATTGCCCGCCATTGATTCCAGCTCTGGCTGCTGAAGTACTGATCAGTGCCCTTAATCAATCCATGGATTCATGGGATCAAAGCGGTGCCGCCACTAATCTTGAAGTAAGTATGATCCAATGGCTCTGTCATCAGTTTGGATACGATCAACAACCCGACGGTGCCTTCACGAGCGGTGGGACCCAATCAAACTATACAGGACTTTTACTGGCGCGAAACCTTTATGTCCAAAGTCATTTTGGTATTAATGGGCATGAAGAGGGGCTACCTTACGAAGCCCATACGTTAAGAATTTTATGCTCAGAGCATGCCCATTTCACCATCAAACAAGCGGCGGCACAATTAGGCCTTGGAGAAAATGCGGTGATTCCCATTCCGACCGATGATGCGAATCGCATGGATATAGGCGAAGCTTTGAACACCTTACAATATCTGCGGCAAAATAACTTAAACCCCTTTGCGATTGTTGCAACGGCAGGAACAACCGATTTTGGTAGTATTGATCCGCTCCAAGACTTGCATGACATGGCACAGGCCTATGATATATGGCTCCATGTTGATGCTGCTTACGGGGGCGGAGTGATGTTAAGCGACCAGTATAATGATGTGTTAACTGGCATTGAACAAGCAGATTCGATTGCTGTGGATTTTCATAAGTGGTTCTATCAACCCATCAGTTGTGGGGCCTTTCTCTTACGCGATCGTCATTTATTTAAATATATGAAGCATCATGCCGAATATTTGAATCCTGAAGAAGATGAACTTGACGGTATTTTAAACTTAGCCGGAAAGTCAACACAAACAACAAGGCGATTTGATGCTCTAAAGTTATTTATGACCCTTAAATTTATAGGAACTGAGAAACTGACAGATATGATTGAGACAACGATCTCTACCGCGAGACAAACAGCGGAACTGATTGACAATGACTCAAATTTAGAATTAGCTCACTTCCCTGAACTGAATGCTGTTGTATTTCGATTTATGCCCAATGAGATGGATCACATTAATATGATCAATCGACAAATACAGCAACTTTTACTGATTCAAGGACAAGCCGTCATTGCCAAAACAAAAATACGTGGGGACACCTATCTTAAGTTAACGTTGCTAAACCCTATGACTTCATTATCGGATATACAGGACATCCTTTCAGACATCATTGCTGAAGGTCAGGCACAAAGTATTCATATCAATCAGGAGGTAGTTGGATGA
- the gatA gene encoding Asp-tRNA(Asn)/Glu-tRNA(Gln) amidotransferase subunit GatA, which translates to MSLFEQGIGQLKSQLHNKEISVSELIDDVYKNIEATDDHIHAFLALNKEAAKEQAKQLDQQQDASAAALFGLPIGIKDNMSTKDLRTTCASQLLGNFDPLYDATVINKIKEQQGIVVGKLNMDEFAMGSSNENSGFEPTRNPWDLERVPGGSSGGSAASVAAGQVPFALGSDTGGSIRQPAAFCGVVGMKPTYGRVSRFGLVAFASSFDQIGPISRSVEDNAHLMNTIAGRDKYDSTSADVDVPDYTQAITGDVKGLKIAVPKEYFGEGVSEGVKEQVKAALRQLEKLGATWEEVSLPHSDYAVAAYYILASSEASANLARFDGVRYGVRAQTEDMIDMYKQTRSEGFGAEVKRRIMLGTFALSSGYYDAYYKKAQKVRTLIKQDFEKVFEDYDVIIGPTTPTTAFKIGEKIDDPLTMYANDILTIPVNLAGVPAISVPCGLSDGLPVGLQIIGKPFDESSVYRTAHAYEQAADLNLAPDLKGVTK; encoded by the coding sequence TTGTCTCTATTTGAACAAGGTATAGGCCAATTAAAGAGCCAGTTACATAATAAAGAAATATCCGTCAGTGAATTGATTGATGATGTGTATAAAAATATCGAAGCGACGGATGATCACATTCATGCTTTCTTAGCACTGAATAAAGAAGCAGCCAAAGAACAAGCTAAGCAATTGGATCAGCAGCAGGATGCAAGTGCAGCAGCATTGTTCGGACTGCCGATCGGCATTAAAGACAACATGTCAACGAAAGATTTGCGCACGACATGTGCGAGCCAATTACTGGGGAATTTTGACCCCCTCTATGATGCAACCGTTATTAATAAGATCAAGGAACAACAAGGGATCGTCGTTGGTAAATTAAATATGGATGAGTTTGCGATGGGATCTTCGAATGAAAATTCCGGTTTTGAACCGACGCGGAATCCATGGGATTTAGAACGTGTACCTGGAGGATCTAGCGGTGGTTCAGCGGCATCGGTTGCAGCGGGACAAGTTCCGTTTGCCTTAGGTTCGGATACAGGGGGGTCCATTAGACAACCTGCTGCGTTCTGTGGCGTTGTCGGCATGAAACCGACTTACGGGCGGGTTTCCCGTTTCGGTCTCGTCGCATTTGCTTCCTCATTTGACCAAATCGGACCGATTTCTCGTTCGGTTGAGGATAACGCGCATCTTATGAATACAATTGCTGGCCGTGACAAATATGATTCAACATCCGCCGATGTCGATGTACCAGATTATACCCAAGCGATTACCGGAGACGTTAAAGGTCTTAAGATTGCCGTTCCGAAAGAATATTTTGGTGAAGGTGTATCTGAGGGTGTTAAGGAACAAGTCAAAGCAGCGCTTCGTCAGCTTGAGAAGCTCGGTGCAACCTGGGAAGAGGTTTCTCTCCCACACTCTGATTATGCAGTAGCTGCTTATTATATTTTGGCGTCATCTGAAGCATCAGCCAATCTAGCTCGCTTTGACGGGGTACGCTACGGTGTTCGTGCGCAAACCGAAGACATGATTGATATGTACAAGCAAACGCGCAGTGAAGGTTTCGGTGCTGAAGTTAAGCGTAGGATTATGCTAGGAACCTTCGCGTTAAGTTCAGGTTATTATGATGCTTACTATAAGAAAGCGCAAAAAGTGCGGACGTTAATCAAGCAAGACTTTGAAAAGGTGTTTGAAGACTATGATGTTATCATCGGACCGACAACACCGACAACGGCATTTAAGATTGGCGAAAAAATTGATGACCCACTTACAATGTATGCCAATGACATTTTGACGATCCCGGTTAATTTAGCTGGCGTTCCTGCCATCAGTGTGCCATGCGGATTGTCAGACGGTCTGCCTGTTGGTTTGCAAATCATTGGCAAACCTTTCGATGAGTCGTCGGTTTATCGTACGGCACACGCTTATGAACAAGCTGCGGATTTGAACTTGGCACCTGATTTAAAAGGGGTGACAAAATAG
- a CDS encoding diaminobutyrate--2-oxoglutarate transaminase translates to MTTQTIQTNADFLSQQNLRESSARSYPQRLPVAIKEAQGIFVKDIDNKTYYDCLAGAGTLALGHNHPVTIDAMQDTLNSQLPLHTLDLTTPVKERFVDELFHHLPARLQANGRIHFCGPTGADAVEAALKIAKTATGNSSLLAFQGGYHGSTHGTMSISGALAPKEKVNGLIPHVHFLPYPYDYRCPFGIGGETGEDLGLHYIEQLLDDPESGVLPPAAMIVEIVQGEGGSIPASTRWLKEIRRITKERQIPLIIDEIQTGIGRTGKMFAFEHADIEPDILVLSKAIGGSLPLSVMIYDNSLDTWEPGAHIGTFRGNQLAMAAGTETIKFIADNGIPDHVDSIGHQVQKGLQQLQDQDPHIGDVRGRGLMIGIEIVNPKKYPSSSGAYPPLPELASAIQRACFERGLILEVGGRFGATIRLLPPLILTDEQAHDILMIFEDAFNTAVQSFNVKER, encoded by the coding sequence ATGACCACTCAAACAATCCAAACAAATGCTGACTTTCTCAGCCAACAAAATTTAAGAGAATCAAGCGCACGCTCTTATCCACAGCGTCTGCCTGTAGCCATTAAAGAAGCTCAAGGGATTTTTGTAAAAGATATCGACAATAAAACCTATTATGACTGTCTCGCCGGTGCTGGCACACTGGCCCTCGGCCATAATCATCCAGTGACTATAGATGCGATGCAAGATACGCTGAATTCCCAGCTGCCATTACATACACTGGATCTCACGACACCGGTCAAAGAGCGATTCGTTGATGAATTGTTTCACCATCTTCCTGCCCGCTTACAAGCAAATGGTCGCATCCATTTTTGCGGCCCAACAGGAGCTGATGCGGTAGAAGCAGCATTGAAAATTGCGAAAACAGCAACGGGCAACAGCAGTCTTCTCGCTTTTCAAGGTGGGTACCATGGTTCAACGCATGGGACGATGAGTATAAGCGGCGCGTTAGCACCAAAGGAAAAGGTCAATGGCCTCATCCCGCATGTTCACTTCTTGCCTTACCCATACGACTACCGGTGCCCATTTGGCATTGGCGGAGAAACTGGGGAAGATTTAGGTCTTCATTACATCGAACAATTGCTGGATGATCCGGAAAGCGGCGTTTTACCACCGGCCGCCATGATTGTGGAAATCGTTCAAGGAGAAGGAGGTTCAATACCCGCTTCAACAAGATGGTTAAAAGAGATCCGGCGAATCACTAAGGAACGCCAAATCCCATTAATCATTGATGAAATTCAGACGGGTATCGGTCGGACAGGAAAAATGTTTGCTTTTGAACATGCTGATATCGAACCTGACATTCTCGTCTTATCCAAAGCGATTGGCGGTAGTCTACCATTATCCGTCATGATCTATGACAACTCGCTTGATACCTGGGAACCCGGGGCACATATTGGGACCTTTCGAGGTAACCAGTTAGCTATGGCAGCGGGTACCGAAACAATCAAGTTCATAGCCGATAACGGCATTCCAGATCATGTCGATTCGATCGGTCATCAAGTTCAAAAAGGGCTCCAACAGTTGCAGGATCAGGACCCACATATTGGTGACGTTCGCGGACGAGGATTAATGATTGGTATCGAGATCGTCAATCCCAAAAAATACCCCTCCTCTTCTGGAGCTTATCCGCCATTACCAGAATTAGCGAGTGCGATACAAAGGGCCTGTTTTGAGCGAGGACTCATTCTAGAAGTCGGGGGCCGATTCGGTGCCACTATACGGTTATTACCCCCTCTCATTCTAACTGATGAACAAGCCCATGATATCTTAATGATCTTTGAGGATGCCTTTAACACAGCCGTTCAGTCGTTCAACGTGAAGGAGAGATAA